The DNA segment gtgtctctttctctttcttaatgatGTTTGCTCAGGTTTTCCTATAATTGTTTTTCATGAACAATTGGTATGTTTGTAAATAACCTTCAAATGACAAATGTCTATTACTTACATAACTATCTTCTAACAGCTAGCTGCTAGAATTTTAAAGCCAGATTAGGGGTAGTATGTACTAAATGTACTAATGCTTCCCTCTATTTTCCTTAACTCATATTTTCCCTTCAGTTGTATTACCTCATTGATGACCTACCTTCCATTCTCAGTTACCATTGATTGTGAGACTGGTGTATAATGCTGATTTAATAACACTCTTTACCAAGAGAAACACCATCTCACTAAAATACATATCAATTTAAAGACaattcctcattttataaatgttaaatcaagaagaaaactgTTTCTTTTAATCAAATATACCACCCTTAGCTTTTTACatgatacatatttttgtaaGGCAACTCAAATTCTTTGAAGTAGGGGACAAAATTAATTCTGTAAAGAATCCTATAGTTAGTTATTTCAGTCTCTGAAGAGAAGAGTAGCCTTAGTAGGCAGTTGTGTGTGTTTTGGAGGAGATAAATTACCAAGTTGGGATTCTTTAGTGCATAATGAAGAGTtgatttattctaaaaatatcttttacatAAAGGCACACAATCACCACATTGCCATGTTCAAACAATAGGGTTTATATCCTGGCGATAAAAGGGAGGGGACTCTGGGCTTCACCTATTGCTTTGCTCTGGCTTTGGAAAAGAAGATGATTTTCTACTTACTGGACCCTTCGGTGATGTTGCTGGTAAATGAACTTTCCCCTGCTGAGCTGCATCTTTTGCCATCTTTGAATTGCTGCCTCCTTCTGGCCCATTGGTCTATTGCTTCTTCTTGGGAACCATCACTGGCCCTTGTACCTCTTGGAGCCAATTCCTGGGATAACTTGCGGAGGCTATTTATTTCCAGATTCCAATCTAAATTAAACCACATGAAGTATGAAAGTGAGACAATATTTCAAGACAGATTTTCAAATATCCCAGTCTGTGTAACAGAATCACTGTAGACTAGAACTAGAATAATTCATTTAACTCTTTCATGATTCACTTTTTAAACTtgtattacttaaaaacaaaaccaaaaaaccatacAGATTGAAGGCAGAGGATCACCATGCATTACCTCAGTTGGGTTCAATTCAGTTGATAATCCTTGGGTACCAGCAATATTCCTGATATTATATTAGTTATTCTGGAAGAACAAAGTTCACATAAACTGATAATTATGCCCCCTGAATTCTCAAAAAGAAGATATTACCTGAATtagttaaattacaaaatatgatAAGTCTACTATTGTACTCAAATCCTTTATGGTTTAACTTCTATTAATCACAAGAATGCAAATTTCATGATACTTTTCTTGCTGCATATGTTGGTTTAAAATAAGGAacaggggaaaaaatcaaaaatgaatgAGGCTTTgatcattttatatttgaataaataacttGAAATACTTTACATAATTCCAAACTGCTGCCTTCTGTCATCATAAGCTGTGTATTGATTAGAagcaagaaaattacaaataaattaattgcAGTAAAATCAGACTGTAAGTAAACAagtaacaaagtaaaataaaatgaaaccaaaaatagCAAAGCATATAATACGTACTAAGTAATTCCATAGGCTGGAATTGGttaagattttacttatttttattttttgatactgTGTGAAAGGCAAGCaacatcaatttaaaaagagGCCAAATATCAACCTATATTTTTActctatccttttttaaaaaaaattatttattttgagacagagagagggtgagcacgagtggaagggaagcagagagtaaagggagggagaatcccaagcagactccacgctgtcagtgtagagcccaacacagggcccactctcatgaactttgagatggtgacctgagccaaaatcaagagtaggaagcttaactggctgagtcacccagatgcccctatttttattctattctaaggagcaaatgagttttaaaattcgGTCTTTGTAAATTAAAATCTGATTTATCAGTATCAAAATTTGTACTTAGAACTATTTAATAAATGGGATATATCCATGAataagtgattttcttttattcattcattcatgtttatttagttttgagagagagagagaaaaagagagagagagaaagacagagagtgagcaggggcggggcagagagagggagacacagaatccgaagcaggctccaggctctgagctgtcagcacagagcctgatgtggggctcaaactcacaaaccatgagatcatgacttgagctaaagtcagatgcttaactaattgagctgcctaggtgccccaattttctttattttatatataattattaatgacCCATTTGATCCACAACAATTTAAATTTCACTTGTCTGGGAGAAGTGGGAAGTAGGAAGAGCCATTATCTAATACCTCTAATTTTCTATAACTCTGCTGTTGACCCCTATCTCTTCCCTAAGAAGTTGGGACAGAAAAattacattcattttatatttactactgatttttatatattaatttccaCCCTTACTGGAGCTACATCTATGCACAAGATTACTTTTTGCCTTCTGAATTTTACACAGTGGTGGACTTTTAAAGATGCTCTGGCTATTGTCTCCAATGGTTGCTCTAGTTCCATTTGTTGAGATTTAGAGTCCAGGTCAACTCTGAAGGCATCATGAGATGAGGAGGAGAATTTTCTATATTTGAAAGCAATTCTTTTCTGAAattgctggagaaaaaaaaaagttctatgaGCCTATGAAACTGTGTGTAATAGAAATATGGCCCTGTGATATCGTGGGGAAAGTTTTCCTCTAACATTTTCTTAGGTACCTAAATGAAAAGACAGTGTGTGCCCTACAGTATGTTTTGAAGTgtcatttgagaaccactgtaatGCCCGCTGAGTGCAAAGCATCACTCCCATTGTCCTGCTTGGTGTCTGTAGAATCTCAGGTTTGCAAAACTATTAGAAGGTAATTTGGTCTAATCATCCTCTAGTTGCTTAAAACACTTCTATGAGATTTCTACCAAGTAGTTATTCATTCTAAGCCTGAACACTTCCCATACTCAAATTTATTACCTGTTTACTCCCTGAATCAGCATaatccttaaatatttcaaacagaTAGAAAGTTTTCACTTGGTGAATTGAATCTATGTCTCAGTAACCTTCATTCACATATAAGCTTCTTCCTCGTTCCATGAGTATCACTTGTTTACTGAGCCTTTCTAGGAATAAGGCAGTGTGCTTGGGGCTGGAACGAAGACACTCAAGTATCTTGAAGGACTCTATTAAAATACACACCATCACTCTGTAGGAACAATATGTTAACCCATTAAAAGACACACTAATGTTTTATCAAGCAtgagtttaaaaatagaaagctgTTACTTTGGAAGCCAAAGGGTGGTCTACCAACTGAGATGGAGACCAAGGAGAGGAAGATGGTCAGCTGGGAGAAGCCCTGCTGGAAGAAGGCACAGGCATTGAGGCTGGACCCTGGATCTTGGGCCCTGGATTTGCTCATCTACTGAGAAATGCTGAAATGGGTGCCAGTGTGGTAAGTTCCCAGTTTCAATAAAAGTTAGCTTGTTGGAAATTATCCCAAAGGTTGCATTCTGCTACAAGAAAAGgagtgttttctttattaatctttttaagtCTAGAGCTTGGCATGGACCTTGGAACCACAAACTTTCTCAGAGCTGCCATACTCTATACCATTTGCCTTGGTGTTAGCTTCTAGGATCACTCTTTCCTTGCAACACAGCAAGTTAAACTATCTTAAACATACATGTAAGTTTTATGTCATATGTAAAGGGCtatttaattgtaaatatttctatgccatgtaaatgtcatttaatccttctcattctctccttgTCATTCTCTCAGAGTAccctaatttttgtttcttcattaaaatatattatgatacAGAATTTTGGTTCTTTGGCAGAGTTCTTAAAGATACATTTCAGTCCATTTACCGCTGAAGAAATGAGGTCCTGAGAAACTTCTTTATCCAAGAATGTATAGACTTGACTTGGCAGAGGAAGAACCCAGAATTTAGTTTTAAGAGTTTCAGACTGGTACCCTTTCCTTTATatcactggttttttttgtttgtttgttttgttttttttttttttataccttccACCATCTACCCATCCCCACCTGCTCTCTTCTGTCTAGTTCAGAGATCATAGACTGTTTAGTCTATACTTTGTCTTAAAAAGTCTTATGGTATAGAGattcatatgtatacatacatatgtatatatatgtgtatatatgtatatatatgaatatacatatatataaattcaaaactaaatacttataaaatattataaatatatttattataaatacaaaagTTCAGATCTCCAGCTCTCTTGAAAAACCAAAAGACCTGGCTGTACTGGACCTGTGTTCTCATTCCCTCAGGATAGAGCTCCCTCTAGGTCACCAACACTCCATTATTTCTCACATAGCCTGCTTTACTCATTTACATGATCTTCCTGGCTCCTGTAAGCAGTCCAGATTGTGACAGCTAATCTAGGTAATTcgcaagcacacacacagatgggaGGAAGGAACTACATAATACAGATCTTCTTCGACTTATGATAGGGTTCTGTCCTGATAAACTCATTGTAAACTGAAAATGTCGTAAGTCCGAACTGCATTTAATGCACCCAACCTACTGAATATCACAGCTTAGCCCAATTTACTATAGGTGTGCTCAGAATACTCACTTAACCTACAGTTGGGCAAAGTCCTCTCACACAAAACCTCTTTTATAACTAATGAACAAGATTACCTCTTGCCTTCTTTGAATATCTcacataatttattgaataccatACTGAAAATAATAGAATGGCTGTATGGGTTCAGAATGGTTTTAACCTTGTGACCATGTGTCTGCTGGGAGCTGCGGCTGCCACTGCCCAGCGTCAAGAGAGAGTGTGGTGCCACAAAGCACTAGTTGGGAAAAGatcaaattcaaaatttgaagtacagtttctactaaACATATATCCCTTCTGTACCATGCTTAAATTGAAAAATTTACATTGAACTACTGTAAGTCAGGGACTGTCTGTATTATAGTCAGCACTCATGGTAGGCATTCTTAATCTGAGGTATGTGGATAGAATCTGAGGAGTTCGAGGACCCTTCTGAAAAGTTAGGCATCAGTTTATGCCTATgtcaaatttataattttctagtgAAACAGTATAAAGATGTTCTTGTTCCTCAAAGCAATCCACACCCTGAAAAGATTATAAAATCCTGGCCTGAAGTATCAATAGTATAATAACAACAATAttgaataaagtataaaaataacgCTCTAGGAGAGTCAAGTCCGTGCaaaaatttatagatttaaatgtcctttaatacaaacatttaaatttctgaagcatttccctattttttgtttgtttttgtatgtgaAAATAGAGTTTTGCACAAGGAAACATGATATGAGTTCCCTGAATCCTTTCGTTCAGCAAATATCCATGGAGTGCCTACTCTACAGGACAAGCACTGTTCTGGTGTTGTGAATACAGCAATgatcagaacagaaaaaaaaaaaatatccatgcCCTCATGACTACATTCTTGTGGGAGAAGACAGAACAAATAAACTAGTAAAATACATGGTATATTAAAAGGTGGGgttacctaggtggctcagtcggttaagcatcaactttagctcaggtcatgatcttggggttcatgggttccaatcctgcatctggctctctgctgttagtgcagagcctgcttcagatcttctctctctgcctctctgccccttccctgtgttctctctcaaaataaataaacattaaaaaaaagaaggtgaaagTAGTGTGTATAAAGTAAAACAGAAGAGGGATAGATTACACCTGGGCTGGAATGGACAGTGCTCCAattgcagttttctttcttttttagtttttccacattaaattttttttacttatttttgagacagagagagagagagagagagagagagagagagagagagagagagagagaccaagcaggggagggacagacagagagggagacacagaatccgaagcaggctccaggctctgagctgtcagcacagcccaacatggggcttgaactcatgaatcgcgagatcataacctgagccaaagtctgatgcttaaccgactggttCCCCCAGCAGCCCCTCCAATTGCAGTCTTAAGTTGAGTGGTGTgagaaggcctcactgagaacTGAGAAGGTACCATGTCAAAAACTTCAAGGGATGAGAATGAACAATGTGGGCAAATGGGGGAAGAGTGGTCTAGGTAGTGGGAGCAGTCCAAGCAAAGGATGCATTGTAGGATCTTGCCTGGCAGGTTCTAGCAACTCAAGGAAGTCAATGTGGCTGCAACAGAATGATCCAGGGGAAGAGGAGTAAAGGGGCAAAAGGGAGAGTTGTAGGAGCACCTTTTGATGAACCACAGTAACAAGGAACTGGTAGCTGCAATTGTTCACCAAATGAGACAACCTCAAAGTCTATTGAAGTACAGCATCAGCTCTGGGGGAATTACAACTTGAATTATTAACTTACAAGGAAATAGGCCTTGTTGGGGGAGGCAGTCCAGGGAGGAGAAtgaccatgggggaaggagagCCAGCCTGGGAGGGAGATTTTTTCATGTGAGCAACACATCTGTTCTGGGAGACACAAGGTCTCTTATTTCAGGTCTGCCTCTTGCTGACTCAAATAATTATGGACTGAAGAAAACATTGGGGTTAATGCCATTGATCCTGTTATCTGGGGGTATGTCGATGCTGGGAAGCAGTCTCTGTGACTGATGGATCTTTGCTTTAGGGTGTTCATATTAAGCAGGCGACCGTACagcatttgtgttgttttaggaCATTTATCCTCTATACAGTAAATTCATGTTTTATACCAATGCTTACATAACTgtgctttctgtattttatttctacttctaaattgtattaattctatttaaaaattagggaTGGAACAACAAAGAAGAGATAGTTTCATCATTCCAAGTCTCATTTCTGGACATATCAGGCATGTTACTGGAGGTTTGGAAGGAAGTTTTTGCTAGTTCaagatgtattttaatatataatgtggAATAATGCTaacatagaatataaaatatttatgacttaTTGAGGAAAAACAACAAGGGCCTTCTGTGAAGTGACCAAAATGATAGAATGTCGACCCAAGATTGAAAGCAGATAGGGCAGTATTATGTACTTAGAAAAGAGCTTCTATTTTAGCCCTCTTGAGGTCTGGAGAACTGCTGGGTTCTATCAATGTTTTGAGCAGGGTCAACCAATGCACAAGGGAGGACAGAGGTCTGCTTGAGGTCTGACACCCCATAGATAGCTCAATCAGGATTAGCCATGGCCGTTTCTGGTTTTTGTCCTTTGCTTTGATTACTATTCCACATGGCCTCCTGAAATATGTATACCATCCTTCTGCAACGCCACAGCAAGGTTTAAGAACACATTTTATCAAAAACATATTCtttctattataaatatgcttagtttgcaagaaggaaagaaatggtagATTATTTAAGACTGGCAAAAGGCTAACGTTTCCTACAAAATTGATTTGGCAATACATCAACCTTTTAaagagaaattgattttttaaaaactttatattaaaCCGCAGCCTGGGTGATTTTGTTATGCACTATTTATGGGTGGGGTAGGTGATAATGTAAGGAAGCAGGGTGATATATGCTTGCCCATATTCATCTAATTCTAAAATACTCAATATATCTTTAGCAATAAAGCAAAAATCCCAAGCAATAAAAAAAGCCCTCACGTTAAGACTTTCCAAAGCTCAAACATGGAAAAACAATGAAAGTTAAAGATTCTATATAGCCAATGTACCTGTCAAGGCTTTCTGCTTCCGAGGCGACAGCAATATGTCTATTTGGTGATAGTAAGTTTCCTTTGGGTCATTTTTATCTCCTTCAAAATCTGGCTTTGTTGATGCAATCCTTTGGTACTCTGCTGGCTCCTCTTTAAAACTGGTTAGTCCGAGGCCTTTGTCATCTTGGTTGCCATATTGGTCTGCATCATTGGTCAGTGTCTTCTCAATAAACAGATTATCTGCAGCACATTCTGTGCAGTTGAACTCAGTGGTGTTTGGCAAATCCATTTGGAAACAGACTTCATTGTGGTTCTCATTTGATAGGCCTTCAAAATCTGTATGGCATGCATTCTTTACCACTGGCATTATTTCGAATTTGTCTTTTTCACCATTTCCCAGGGAGCTGGgtgagtctttaggattttttattcCCATGGGACAATTAGAATAAACCGTgcctcctttatcattatgaataATTAATCTTTGCTCTAATTCATCAGTTATTAAGGTCATGACTAGCTCTGTTGTTTTGCTGAGCATTGCTATCTCTGGATGACCTGTCTGGGATTTTGTTTGACTGCATTCCACAGTGCTATGGCTGTTCCTGTTGAGTGGGCTGCTGGCAGAGAGGCTGCTGGAGGATTCAGGACTGAGAGTTGGACATCgtgtacttttcatttccagTAGTTGCTGTGCGTTTGTACGAGAGTCACTATGTAAAGCGGCCTTGGTAAAGTCTCTGTCAATCATATCAATATGCTCTTCCTCACAGGTTTTCAAAAGTTCAGCAcaatgattaaaagaaaatgtatcccCAGGGACTTCTTTCACTTCTGATTGTCTGGTGGCCCAGTGGGATGGGCTGAATGAGGTGGAAGGCTTCAGAACATTTTGACTGGAAGGCAAAGATAAAGAACTTGATTCCTCACAACAATCTGCAGTTGGAATTTTGCTGCCTTTGCAGTAAGTGCTGGCTGCTTTTTCTCCTACCACTTGCCCGCTCAGAGAAGATGAAGAACAGAAGTCAGAATCTTTGCCATCTTGAACTGGGAAGATGTCAGTAATGGCACTTGGCAAATAATTTATTCCTTCTGGGCTTTGCCGTGTACATGAGTCTGATGTGATATTTTCTGGTATATCGAAGACGAGTTTTCTCTCTCTATCCACATCCTTCAGATCCTCAAAAGGCATGCTACTTAAGTCTGTATCACTTAAACTTGTGGTCTTTAGGGTACCTTGTGAAATAGGAGGAATGTTTTTGAGAAGAGTCTCAGCCTCAGAGAAATTTTTCTTGTTGAGGATGTTCTGACCAATTTTAAAGTCCTTCTGCTGAGACATGGCAGATTCTACCTCACAGTCATCTAAAACTGAAGATAGTGAGTCAGGCTTAGTCTTCTCCCTCTCAGGGGTTGAGCACAGAAACTCCACCTCTCTATCAacattcttctccttctggatGGCACACACAATaggaggagagacaggagaaCAGTCTGAACTCTGATGCTTGTTCTCAAGCTTCCACTTTTCAGGGCACCTAATATCAGACTGTAGAGAAGACCTGGAACATTCTTCAGTAGTGTGATCGGAGGAAATGTTTCTGTATTTAgctcttttcccccttcttttagGATAAgctatattaattaatatattctgtttcttactcatgtatttaactttaatttcttttcctacaATGCTTACTTTTAGTGAAGGTCTCCCTTTTCTGGCAACTTCTCCTTCAGATTCAGATGGCAACTCAGGTTTTAGTTCTTCTACTAACATATTCCTGTATATAGAAGAGCAGCTTCTAGAAGTATAGCATCTCTGACTGTGTCTGGAAAAGTAATGCTGATGACATTTTGGACATCTCCTTTTTGTTGGGAACTGcattcctgttttacagaaaaaTCTATTCTTGATTTCTACTTGCACACTGAAAGCCCCACATTTCACTTCTGTAATAATTTTGCCTTTTGCTGGTTTAAAGGCTTCTACTGTGTTTGGGAAATCCTGCAGTATGGTTTTTTCTGATAATGATTCTTTACAGTCATTAAACGTGGCCACTGACAACACTTTGTCTCGTTGATGAGAAATGGATGATGGAGGATCATCATTCTCCTTCTCCCTACTTATTTTGCTGTCAGATGAAAGTTGTTTATTATCTTTAGGGAGGAAAAGTGAATTCTGTTTTCCATTCACAGAAGCAGATGTATGCTCATCTCCCTTTTCCTTAGATTTCCCTAACGCCCTAATCTGATGAAACTTGACTTCTGGGGTGTCTCTTTTGACTTCCTTTTCAcgatcttttatatttttttggtataCCTGATTAGCAGGTTGAGGTTCAcctaaacaagaagaaaaaaaaaaggaagaaagaaagaagaaaaatattttctgtgtccttttgaagAGCAGATGGGATGCAAATTCTTGGGTACAATTCCATGCATATTCTTTGTAATTTGAgtaacatttttcattcatttcttttttttttaattttttttcaacgtttttatttattttttgggggacagagagagacagagcatgaacgggcgaggggcagagagagagggagacacagaatcggaaacaggctccaggctctgagccatcagcccagagcctgacgcggggctcgaactcacggaccgtgagatcgtgacctggctgaagtcggacgcttaaccgactgcgccacccaggcgcccctacatttttcattcatttctagtATGCAAAGATATTTTCCACAAAAATTCATTTCTAATAAATATCTCCTTTTAAATCAATTATCTTAGAATACAGAATATTGCTAGGTAGTTCTAGGAAATAAGAATGTAATCAAAGTTTATTCTAAAACAGAgacttccaggggtgcctgggtggctcagtcagttgggagacagacttcagctcagctcatgatctcgcggttcagttcatgagttcgagccctgcttcaggctctgtgctgacagctcagagcctggagcctgttttggattctgtgtctccctgtctctctgcccctcccccactcatcctttgtctttctcccagaaataaacaaacattaaaaaaaaaattaaaacagagactTCCAAAATGggtgaaatgaaaatttcagagCAAACTTACGCAAATAAATTTTGAGACTTCTTGATAAAGAGTAAGTTACCATGTTCAAGTATTTGAACATGGCATTATAATGCTACAGGCTAAATCAAGCCTGATCTAATTTGAGAAGGTACAACAAATAAAGAGATCCAAGTATGGGTTATAAACAGCCTTTTAAACAGGTCTGATAGTTACCTTTGCCCAGGGTaggattgttgtttttttttttttgtttgtttgtttgtttgtttgtttttataggacAGAGAAGGTATCCTAGTATTGTCAGATACTCTCATTTTCCAGGAGAAGAACTAGAGTCTGGATTTATTATATTGTGAAATCTCCTAATTTCTAAGGATggtctcacattttaaaaaaccctctATAGATGGAGGCTAATATATTTAGGGACCAGCTTTGGCCCTGGAACTGCCAGCTGGCAAGCTTTACTCTCTACTTTATAATTTTAGGatgttttgcttaaaaaatttGTGAACCTGAGCTTGAAGTAGCAGatcttaggtaaaaaaaaaagtaaacatgggtgtgggagggaggggagggtgggtgatgggtattgaggagggcacctgttgggatgagcactgggtgttg comes from the Prionailurus bengalensis isolate Pbe53 chromosome A1, Fcat_Pben_1.1_paternal_pri, whole genome shotgun sequence genome and includes:
- the LOC122491806 gene encoding uncharacterized protein LOC122491806, producing MKALPRTVKAEDAQLPKMKRKRRKAYKNWKILNPTVCEPQPANQVYQKNIKDREKEVKRDTPEVKFHQIRALGKSKEKGDEHTSASVNGKQNSLFLPKDNKQLSSDSKISREKENDDPPSSISHQRDKVLSVATFNDCKESLSEKTILQDFPNTVEAFKPAKGKIITEVKCGAFSVQVEIKNRFFCKTGMQFPTKRRCPKCHQHYFSRHSQRCYTSRSCSSIYRNMLVEELKPELPSESEGEVARKGRPSLKVSIVGKEIKVKYMSKKQNILINIAYPKRRGKRAKYRNISSDHTTEECSRSSLQSDIRCPEKWKLENKHQSSDCSPVSPPIVCAIQKEKNVDREVEFLCSTPEREKTKPDSLSSVLDDCEVESAMSQQKDFKIGQNILNKKNFSEAETLLKNIPPISQGTLKTTSLSDTDLSSMPFEDLKDVDRERKLVFDIPENITSDSCTRQSPEGINYLPSAITDIFPVQDGKDSDFCSSSSLSGQVVGEKAASTYCKGSKIPTADCCEESSSLSLPSSQNVLKPSTSFSPSHWATRQSEVKEVPGDTFSFNHCAELLKTCEEEHIDMIDRDFTKAALHSDSRTNAQQLLEMKSTRCPTLSPESSSSLSASSPLNRNSHSTVECSQTKSQTGHPEIAMLSKTTELVMTLITDELEQRLIIHNDKGGTVYSNCPMGIKNPKDSPSSLGNGEKDKFEIMPVVKNACHTDFEGLSNENHNEVCFQMDLPNTTEFNCTECAADNLFIEKTLTNDADQYGNQDDKGLGLTSFKEEPAEYQRIASTKPDFEGDKNDPKETYYHQIDILLSPRKQKALTDWNLEINSLRKLSQELAPRGTRASDGSQEEAIDQWARRRQQFKDGKRCSSAGESSFTSNITEGSITSEDGCSVDLGFRVDLEEKGFYTENFHSAAWVFRGDDGNPEDSPRCLSKKPRPVAVRERTVRLFKGTGDYPWGFRIQFSKPIVVTEVDANSAAEEAGLQIGDVVLAVNGTEVTSVEHAEAVHLARKGPDILTLVVGSDISRCPNTPWPTCRGYLHKRTHSGFVKGWRKRWFVLKHDGCLHYYRHKKDEGKCSPLEVIKLEGAEVGIDSSLGKPFVFNCVPQSGNRTFCFCATSNQEMKRWLEAMHKAIHPVHQNHVWEDVTLHNSNLPPLAIKNPECLGLLHQLDRNTDMWVQHYCILKDGCLYFYASIRSTQASGGLYLQGYRVNEQILSFKQSVIELKPPSEEFKTFYFCAENNTENQRWITALKSSIKKWLPLHQAIQDFMNRPLEETRM